In Pseudomonas sp. GCEP-101, one DNA window encodes the following:
- the alr gene encoding alanine racemase, protein MRPLVAHVDLAAIRHNYALAKRCAPGREAFAVVKANAYGHGAREVVSCLHDEADGFAVACLEEAAEVRALHAGARILLLEGCFEPAEYLIAAQLRLDVAVQGPEQAQALLAAQLPSALNVWMKLDSGMHRLGFSPAALRDWHPRLRQAPQVAELNLMSHFANADLRGDELTEDQVACFLSVLDLDFDLRSLANSAAVLTIPAAHMDWVRPGIMLYGATPFADIGAAELGLRPAMSLEAQLIAVREVAVGESVGYGATWVAERPSRIGTVSCGYADGYPRHAPSGTPLLVDGQRAPLAGRVSMDMLAVDLTDLPGAAVGDRVELWGANLPVDEVAAHAGTIGYELLTKVTARVPRRYRS, encoded by the coding sequence ATGCGCCCGCTCGTCGCCCACGTCGATCTTGCCGCCATTCGCCACAATTACGCCCTCGCCAAGCGCTGTGCGCCCGGACGCGAAGCCTTCGCGGTGGTCAAGGCGAATGCCTACGGGCATGGCGCGCGGGAGGTGGTGAGCTGCCTGCACGACGAGGCCGATGGTTTTGCCGTGGCCTGCCTGGAGGAAGCCGCCGAGGTGCGCGCCCTGCACGCCGGCGCGCGCATCCTGCTGCTGGAGGGCTGCTTCGAGCCGGCGGAGTACCTGATCGCCGCACAACTGCGCCTGGACGTCGCGGTGCAAGGCCCCGAGCAGGCCCAGGCGCTGCTCGCCGCGCAGTTGCCCAGCGCGCTCAACGTGTGGATGAAGCTGGATTCGGGCATGCACCGCCTGGGCTTCTCGCCCGCAGCGCTGCGTGACTGGCATCCGCGTCTGCGCCAGGCGCCCCAGGTGGCCGAGCTGAACCTGATGAGCCACTTCGCCAATGCCGACCTGCGCGGCGACGAGCTGACCGAGGACCAGGTGGCCTGCTTCCTCAGCGTGCTGGACCTGGACTTCGACCTGCGCTCGCTGGCCAATTCCGCCGCCGTGCTGACCATTCCCGCCGCGCACATGGACTGGGTGCGGCCCGGCATCATGCTCTATGGCGCCACGCCCTTTGCCGACATCGGCGCCGCCGAACTGGGCCTGCGCCCGGCCATGAGCCTGGAGGCGCAGCTCATCGCGGTGCGCGAGGTCGCGGTGGGGGAGAGCGTCGGCTATGGCGCTACCTGGGTGGCCGAGCGGCCGTCGCGCATCGGCACCGTGAGTTGCGGCTACGCCGACGGGTACCCGCGGCACGCGCCCAGCGGCACGCCGCTGCTGGTGGATGGCCAGCGCGCGCCGCTGGCCGGGCGCGTGTCCATGGACATGCTGGCGGTGGACCTGACCGACCTTCCCGGCGCCGCCGTGGGCGATCGCGTCGAGCTGTGGGGCGCCAACCTGCCGGTGGATGAGGTCGCAGCCCACGCCGGGACCATCGGCTACGAGTTGCTGACCAAGGTCACCGCCCGCGTGCCACGCCGCTACCGCAGCTGA